In Rhizobium sp. BG4, the genomic stretch CGTTCCGGGTCCATCCTGTTGCGAAGATTGACGAAATCGCCAAACTTCTCATAGCGCGCACCGATGCCGCGCTCGTTGAAGACCTTGCCCCAATGCGGCAGCGCGTCGAAAGCCTGGAGCGCCTCCTCGATATGACGAACCGCCTCGTTGACGGCATCCTGATCCCGCTGCCAGGTGAAGTGCATCGATAGCGTATCGCGCTGATATTGAGGGCTGAGCCAGAGCGTGTCGGCTGCGACGGTACGGAACTCGCCGGCCTGGATAAGCGGCGCGAAACGCTCGCGAATCTTCAGCAATGCCTCGATTGCGGCTGCGCCATGCTGCCGGGGCACGTGGAATTCCGACTGTATCTCCGCGCCGCTGCTCGGGGTGAAGCCCATCTTGAAATGCGGCAGCCGGTCGGACCAGCGTCCGTAGCGGCCGAGCTGCTCCGTCGAGTTGCCGGCGTCGAGCCCGATGATCGGGTGACGGTTCACCGTGGCGCGCACCGCGCCATGGAGCTCTGCCGGCCAGTCAGCGTCGGAAGCCGTCCGCTTCAGCCAGATTGCCCCCGCCTTCTCCGCCCATTGCGTGAAGACGCTGACGCTGTAGCCGGCGGCCATGATCTGATCGAGATTGGCAAGCAGCTGATCCCAGGCGAGATCCTCATAGACGCTTTGCGCGATTCCGAATTCCGGTCTTACCTCGAGGCTTACCCGCGTCACGATGCCGAGCGCGCCGAGATGGACGACCATGCCGTCAAAGCCGGGCTCACCGCGCCTGACCTTGACGAGGCTGCCGTCAGCGGCGACGAATTCCAGAGCGGATACCGCGGTCGCCAGATTGCCGTTGCCGTCGCCCGATCCATGGGTGGCCGTGGCGATCGCGCCGGCAATCGAGATATGCGGCAGCGAGGCGAGATTGTGGATTGCCAGCCGCTGACCGTGGAGAAACTGGGCGAGATCGCCATAGGTCCAGTGACCGCCGACGCTGACCTCCGTGCCGTTGCTCTCGACCACCGGATTGGCGGGCATATCCGTCAGCCGGATCGCGGTGCTGCCATCGGCGATACCGTTGAAGGAGTGGCCGGA encodes the following:
- a CDS encoding D-arabinono-1,4-lactone oxidase, whose protein sequence is MRQIPAANWAESYHYSFRECLSPTSVDELCGIVARSGSLKAVGSGHSFNGIADGSTAIRLTDMPANPVVESNGTEVSVGGHWTYGDLAQFLHGQRLAIHNLASLPHISIAGAIATATHGSGDGNGNLATAVSALEFVAADGSLVKVRRGEPGFDGMVVHLGALGIVTRVSLEVRPEFGIAQSVYEDLAWDQLLANLDQIMAAGYSVSVFTQWAEKAGAIWLKRTASDADWPAELHGAVRATVNRHPIIGLDAGNSTEQLGRYGRWSDRLPHFKMGFTPSSGAEIQSEFHVPRQHGAAAIEALLKIRERFAPLIQAGEFRTVAADTLWLSPQYQRDTLSMHFTWQRDQDAVNEAVRHIEEALQAFDALPHWGKVFNERGIGARYEKFGDFVNLRNRMDPERKFSNPWLDAVVFGAGEA